Part of the Acidobacteriota bacterium genome is shown below.
GTTCGTCCACGCGCGCATCGCGCTGCCCGGACTGCCCGGCGTGGTCGATCCCTCACCGCTCGTCAATCCCTCGCATCGATGATCGCCATCAACGCTCTCTCGAAATCGTTCGGTCGCCATCGCGTCCTCGACGGGCTCGATCTCGACGCGGCACCGGGGCAGGTGACATTGCTCGTCGGCGCCAACGGATCCGGCAAGACGACGACGCTGCGCGTACTGTGCGGACTGTCGCGCCCCGACGGCGGGCGCGTGACGATCGGCGGCGCCGACATCGTCTCGGCGCGCGACGCGGCACTGGCGCACCTGGCGTTCCTGCCGCAGTCGCCGCGGTTCCACGATCGCCTCAGCGTCGGCGAGATCCTCGACTTCTATGCGCGGCTGCGCGGCGCCGGGCGGGCGCGGGTGTCAGACGTCGCGTCGCAGTGGGGGCTGGACAATGCGCTGGCGCAGCCGACGGGCCGGCTGTCCGGCGGCACGCGGCAGCGGCTGGCGCTGGCGGTGCTGTCGTTACCCCAGGCCCCTGTCCTCGTCCTCGACGAACCGGGACTGAGCCTGGACCCGGATTGGCGTCGATTTCTCCACGCGGAACTGCACGCGGCGGCGCGGCGGGGAACGACGGTGCTCGTGGCGACGCACCTGCTCGGTGAATGGGAAGGACAGGCAGACAGGTGTCTCGTGCTCGAGCAGGGCCGCGTGGCGCGTGAGCTGCCGCCCGGACGCCTGCGCGAGGTGTTCCCGTTCTCGCTCCCCCATGTCGTTCGTTCGAACGCGAGTTGATCGAGGCCCGTCATGAGCACCGCATCGCGCGCCATCGTCACGGCCTCGTTCAGGCGAGAGGTCGCCGAACACAGGCTGAATCGCTTCCTTCATGTGCATCTGGCGCTGTCGGCGGTCATCGGCCTGCTGCCGTTGTTCACGCCCGACGCGATCGTGCGCGCCGCGCCGGCGTGGGCACTGCAGGGCGTGTTGTACTGCCTGTCGCTGTCGGCGTTGCTGCTCGGCCTGAGTGCCGCGCAGGGCGACGCCGACGAATTCCCGCTGCTGTTCACGCAGCCGATGTCGCGGGGCACGTGGCTGGTGGGCAAGGTCGCCGCGCTCGCGGCGCTCATCTGTCCGGCCGCGTGCCTGCTGGTGCTGCCCGCCGCGCTGATGGGTGGCGCGTCCGTCGTGCTGCTGTCGATCGCGCTCGCGTCGGCAGGCGTCTGCCTCGCGATGGCGCTCATCGGCCTGGCCGTCGGATTCTGGGTGCGCGACCACGTGCGCGGGTTGCTCGTGGCGCTCGGCGTGTGGTTCACGATGCTGTTCGGCACGGACCTCGTGCTGCTCGCGCTGTCTGGCGCACCGGTCGTGCACCAGTGGCCGAGCGCGTTCGTGCTGCCGCTGATGGTGAATCCGCTCGATGCGTTGCGCGTCACGGTGCTGTTCGGCTTCGAGCAGACCGCACCGGCAGGCGTCGGCGTCGGACGGATCGCCGCATGGTGGCTCGCCAATGGCGGCCTGTGGCTGGGGCTGGTGCTGACCGGCTGGATGGCGATGGCCTTCGGCGTCGGCCTGGCCGGCGCTCGTCGTCGCGTCGATCTCTGACGGAGAGAGGTCTGGCCCGGCCTTCGACTCCGCTCAGGCCGCCCCGAGCTGGCCGAAGGGCGAGGGCCGACCCTACGTTGCCTACTCGTCGTCGCTGCCGGCGAGATCGAGGAGCCGTTGTTGTGACTTCACGAGCAGGAGCCGCTTGCGCGTCTCGATCAGGCCGCGTGCCTGCCATTGCGTGAGCGTGCGACTCACGGTGTAGAGCGTGGTGCCGGTGAGATCCGCGAGCTCCTGTCGCGTGAGCGGCTGCGTGATGAGCACGCCATCGGCCGTGCGTTCGCCGCATTGGCGCATGAGGCGCAGCAGCGTGTGCGCCAGCCGCGGCCCGACGCGCGCCGTTGTCAGCTCCCTGACGCGCGTGAGCGCGTCGGTCATGTGCGTGGCCATCTCGCGCATGACGTTCACGCTGACCTGCGGCGTCTCGGCGACGAGCGATGCGACCGTCTCGCGTGTCCAGCACCGCACGACGGTCGGCTGCGTGGCGATTGCCGTTACGGGATAGGGCGCCGCACCAAGCAGCACCACGCCGCCGAACGGCTCTCCCGGGCTCACGAAACGGACGATGAGCTCGGTGCCCTCGGCGGTGACCTGCAGCACCTTCAGGAAGCCCGACTCCACGAGTACGAGATGCCGTGCCGGCTCGCCCTGACGCGCGAGGGTCTCTCCGCGTGCGAGCTGCCGCGTGGCGGACTGACCCAGCCAGAGCGCCCGCTCGGCGTCGGTCAGGCCGTCGAAGATCCGTGAGCGCGTGAGAGCGTCAGCCGGTGCCATCGCGCAACAGGGTATGGCCGGCAACGGGCAACCGGCAACCGGACGGGCACCGGGCAGCGGGCACCGGGCACCGGAATCTGCTGACGAAGCGCACGGGCTTCAGCACTGACCGCCGGATGAATCCGGCGGCTACAGTGGCAAAGCACCGTCTTCCGGTACCCGGTGCCCGGCTGTTTTGCGCTGGCGCAACGACTGTCGCTTTTCGCCACGGTACTTTCGCGAACATGGTGATTTCTTCCGACACGACTGTTGCCGACATCGCGACGTACGCTCCTGCGACCATCAGCGTGTTCCAGCGCTACCACATCGACTTCTGTTGTGGCGGGCGCGTGCCGTTGCGGGACGTGTGCGCAGACCAGGGTCTCGACGCCGACGCCATCCTCGACGAGTTGCGCGCCGTGGCGTCGCCCGGTTCCGAGGAGCCGAAGTGGACGGACGCCACGATGACCGAATTGATCGGGCACATCCAGCGGCGCTATCACGAGCCCCTGCGCGACGAGCTCCCGCGGCTCGACGCCATGCTCGACAAGGTGGTGAGCCGGCACGGCGCGCACCTGCCTGACGTGCTGCTCCCGCTCCAGGCGACGTTCAAGTCGCTGGAACAGGAACTGCTCGAGCACATGCA
Proteins encoded:
- a CDS encoding ABC transporter ATP-binding protein, with translation MIAINALSKSFGRHRVLDGLDLDAAPGQVTLLVGANGSGKTTTLRVLCGLSRPDGGRVTIGGADIVSARDAALAHLAFLPQSPRFHDRLSVGEILDFYARLRGAGRARVSDVASQWGLDNALAQPTGRLSGGTRQRLALAVLSLPQAPVLVLDEPGLSLDPDWRRFLHAELHAAARRGTTVLVATHLLGEWEGQADRCLVLEQGRVARELPPGRLREVFPFSLPHVVRSNAS
- a CDS encoding Crp/Fnr family transcriptional regulator, which gives rise to MAPADALTRSRIFDGLTDAERALWLGQSATRQLARGETLARQGEPARHLVLVESGFLKVLQVTAEGTELIVRFVSPGEPFGGVVLLGAAPYPVTAIATQPTVVRCWTRETVASLVAETPQVSVNVMREMATHMTDALTRVRELTTARVGPRLAHTLLRLMRQCGERTADGVLITQPLTRQELADLTGTTLYTVSRTLTQWQARGLIETRKRLLLVKSQQRLLDLAGSDDE
- the ric gene encoding iron-sulfur cluster repair di-iron protein, producing MVISSDTTVADIATYAPATISVFQRYHIDFCCGGRVPLRDVCADQGLDADAILDELRAVASPGSEEPKWTDATMTELIGHIQRRYHEPLRDELPRLDAMLDKVVSRHGAHLPDVLLPLQATFKSLEQELLEHMHKEDRVLFPAIVTLEGAGDTDAATIPAARLVAPIAVMEAEHESAGEALQVLRQLTGGYAPPDWACPTFRGLYYGLAQLEADMHRHVPLENHVLFPRAARAARQRA